From the Acidobacteriota bacterium genome, one window contains:
- a CDS encoding DUF3089 domain-containing protein, translated as MIRRSIFALIVFGSLALSSSLGAQAPAAVPAAPAAATPNDYSDVKAWLCRPGRKGDACDIDLTTTVVAADGTMTRETWAADPKAPIDCFYVYPTISTDPTDNSDMNPDPAELNVIAQQFARFASKCRPFAPMYRQLTLSGLRKQLAGPRFAFDKGVQYDDVRDAWQSYLKRDNQGRGVVLVSHSQGSFILTSLLRNEIEGKPVQKQLISALILGATLEVPAGKDVGGDLKVIPLCRKPGQIGCVVNYSAFRSDVLPPANTRFGKAANAGNSGSCTNPATLADGSAPLKAYLSTAGRTITGTTPAKPWVEGKTVDTPFVSVPGLLTGKCASNEHATYLEVTVHGDPADPRADDIVGDLGMRAKPLADWGLHLVDVNIAMGNLLDLVSQQTKTYLGRR; from the coding sequence GTGATTCGACGGTCGATTTTCGCCCTCATCGTGTTCGGCAGCCTGGCTCTTTCCAGTTCCCTTGGTGCGCAAGCGCCGGCAGCGGTGCCAGCTGCGCCCGCAGCCGCGACCCCCAACGATTATTCCGACGTCAAGGCGTGGCTGTGCCGTCCGGGCCGCAAGGGAGATGCTTGCGACATCGACCTCACCACGACGGTAGTGGCGGCGGATGGCACGATGACCCGCGAAACGTGGGCCGCCGATCCCAAGGCGCCGATCGACTGTTTCTACGTCTACCCGACGATTTCCACCGACCCCACCGACAACAGCGACATGAACCCGGATCCGGCGGAACTGAACGTGATCGCGCAGCAGTTCGCGCGCTTCGCGTCGAAGTGCCGGCCGTTCGCGCCAATGTATCGCCAACTGACGCTGTCGGGCCTGCGCAAGCAGTTGGCGGGGCCGCGCTTTGCCTTCGACAAGGGCGTGCAGTACGACGATGTCCGCGATGCGTGGCAATCGTATTTAAAGCGCGACAACCAGGGGCGCGGCGTGGTGCTCGTCAGCCACTCGCAGGGGTCCTTCATCCTGACGTCGCTGCTGCGCAACGAGATCGAGGGCAAGCCCGTCCAGAAGCAACTGATATCGGCGCTGATCCTCGGCGCGACCCTCGAAGTGCCCGCCGGCAAGGACGTGGGCGGCGACCTCAAGGTGATCCCGCTCTGCCGCAAGCCCGGCCAGATCGGATGCGTGGTGAATTACTCGGCGTTCCGGTCCGACGTGCTGCCGCCAGCCAACACCCGCTTCGGCAAGGCTGCCAACGCCGGCAACTCAGGATCCTGCACCAACCCTGCGACCCTTGCTGACGGCAGCGCCCCGCTGAAGGCGTACCTGTCGACGGCGGGACGCACCATCACGGGCACCACGCCGGCGAAGCCGTGGGTGGAAGGCAAGACCGTTGACACGCCGTTTGTGAGCGTGCCGGGCTTGCTGACGGGCAAGTGCGCGTCGAACGAACACGCTACCTACCTCGAAGTGACCGTGCACGGCGATCCCGCCGACCCCCGCGCCGACGACATCGTCGGCGACCTGGGGATGCGAGCCAAGCCGCTGGCCGACTGGGGCCTGCACCTGGTTGACGTGAACATCGCGATGGGTAACCTGCTCGACCTGGTCAGTCAGCAGACGAAGACCTACCTGGGCCGCCGATAG